A window from Aeromonas rivipollensis encodes these proteins:
- a CDS encoding DUF3299 domain-containing protein, which produces MMKWKIVALLASLLVLPAMAADYKTIDWDVLIPEGEKLLPPPQVNHEDPMSVPQPVGGVNKKLDNQEVRIPGFVVPLEGDAKTITAFLLVPYFGACIHVPPPPTNQVIYVSYPKGAPVDDLWDAIWVKGKMHTLSSSHEMATASYSMEAVEVSVYEE; this is translated from the coding sequence ATGATGAAGTGGAAAATAGTGGCGCTGCTGGCCAGCCTGCTGGTGCTGCCTGCCATGGCCGCCGATTACAAGACCATCGACTGGGATGTGCTGATCCCGGAGGGGGAAAAGCTGCTGCCACCGCCCCAGGTCAATCACGAAGACCCCATGTCGGTGCCGCAGCCGGTGGGGGGCGTCAACAAGAAGCTGGACAATCAGGAGGTGCGGATCCCGGGCTTCGTGGTGCCGCTGGAGGGGGATGCCAAGACCATCACCGCCTTCCTGCTGGTGCCCTACTTCGGCGCCTGCATCCATGTGCCGCCCCCCCCCACCAACCAGGTGATCTATGTGAGCTACCCCAAGGGAGCACCTGTGGATGATCTCTGGGACGCCATCTGGGTCAAGGGCAAGATGCACACCCTCAGCTCCAGCCACGAGATGGCCACCGCCTCCTACTCCATGGAGGCGGTCGAGGTCAGCGTCTACGAAGAGTAA
- a CDS encoding ABC transporter permease codes for MLKLALQSLWARRLTAGLTLLAVAISVTLLLGVERVRTQARESFSNTVSGTDLIVGARSGQVNLLLYSVFRIGNPTNNVGWDSYQAIKTKPGVAWTIPLSLGDSHKGFRVLGTNGDYFTHLKYGQQQSLQLREGRPFETPFEAVLGAQVAQKLGYKLDQAIVIAHGAGNTSFSQHDNLPFKVVGILAPTGTPIDRTIHVPLAGIEAIHLGWDSGRHSKNVTPEQALALDLTPKTITAFMVGLSNRILAFQLQRSINTYPREPLMAILPGAALQELWSLMSVAETALSVIAGFVVVAGLIGMLTTLLAGLNERRRELAILRSLGAGPSHLFLLLALEAMALTTLGIALGVALLYLGQGLATPWLLSHYGLQLSLGLPSAYEWQLLGLVWLAGMVIGLLPAARAYRYSLSDGMSIRV; via the coding sequence ATGCTGAAACTTGCCCTGCAAAGTCTCTGGGCCCGACGCCTCACCGCCGGGCTTACCCTGCTGGCCGTAGCCATCAGCGTTACCCTGCTGCTCGGGGTGGAACGGGTGCGCACCCAGGCCCGCGAAAGCTTCTCCAACACAGTCTCGGGTACCGATCTCATCGTCGGCGCCCGCTCCGGTCAGGTGAACCTGCTGCTCTACTCGGTGTTTCGCATCGGCAACCCCACCAACAACGTGGGCTGGGACTCCTATCAGGCCATCAAGACAAAGCCAGGCGTCGCCTGGACCATCCCCCTCTCCCTCGGTGACTCCCACAAGGGGTTCAGGGTGCTCGGCACCAACGGCGACTACTTCACCCATCTGAAGTACGGCCAGCAGCAGTCGTTGCAACTGCGCGAAGGACGGCCGTTCGAGACGCCGTTCGAGGCGGTGCTCGGCGCCCAGGTGGCACAGAAACTCGGCTACAAGCTGGATCAAGCCATCGTCATCGCCCACGGCGCCGGCAACACCTCTTTCAGCCAGCACGACAACCTGCCGTTCAAGGTGGTGGGGATACTGGCACCGACCGGCACTCCTATCGATCGCACCATACATGTGCCGCTGGCGGGGATAGAGGCGATACACCTCGGCTGGGACAGCGGCCGCCACAGCAAGAATGTGACCCCGGAGCAGGCGCTGGCACTGGATCTCACCCCGAAAACCATCACCGCCTTTATGGTGGGCTTAAGTAACCGGATTCTGGCGTTCCAGTTGCAGCGCAGCATCAATACCTACCCCAGGGAGCCGCTGATGGCCATACTGCCCGGGGCCGCCCTGCAGGAGCTCTGGAGCCTGATGAGCGTGGCGGAGACGGCACTGTCGGTGATCGCCGGTTTCGTGGTGGTGGCGGGTCTTATCGGCATGCTGACTACCCTGCTGGCGGGGCTCAACGAGCGGCGCCGCGAGCTCGCCATATTGAGATCCCTGGGTGCGGGTCCCTCCCACCTCTTCCTGCTGCTGGCGCTGGAAGCGATGGCGCTGACCACCCTCGGCATCGCCCTCGGGGTGGCCCTGCTCTATCTCGGCCAGGGGCTTGCCACCCCCTGGCTGCTCAGCCACTATGGCCTGCAACTGAGCCTGGGGCTGCCGAGCGCCTACGAGTGGCAACTGCTGGGGCTGGTGTGGCTGGCGGGCATGGTGATAGGCCTGCTCCCCGCCGCCCGCGCCTACCGCTACAGCCTGAGCGATGGCATGAGCATCCGCGTCTAA
- a CDS encoding ABC transporter ATP-binding protein: MKNAVVEIRDLAFAWPGGEAVLDLPALRISEGERVFIKGPSGSGKSTLLGLLAGIQTANHGTLEVLGQPLARLSGRARDHFRAANLGYIFQQFNLLPFLSVLDNVTAALTFSPEKRARLQGSPEQEARRLLGELQLPDEALHRPVHALSIGQQQRVAAARALIGSPPLVIADEPTSALDTDNRAAFIKLLFEECDKQGSTLVFVSHDPYLEPLFPRVENLQQLNRRASC, encoded by the coding sequence ATGAAAAACGCCGTGGTTGAGATCCGCGATCTGGCCTTTGCCTGGCCAGGTGGCGAGGCTGTACTCGATCTGCCCGCCCTGCGCATCAGCGAAGGTGAACGGGTGTTTATCAAGGGACCGTCGGGCTCCGGCAAGTCGACCCTGCTCGGCCTGCTGGCCGGGATCCAGACCGCCAACCACGGCACCCTGGAGGTGCTGGGCCAGCCATTGGCCCGGCTCTCCGGCCGTGCCCGTGACCACTTCCGGGCGGCCAATCTGGGGTACATCTTCCAGCAGTTCAACCTGCTGCCCTTTTTATCCGTGCTGGACAACGTCACCGCCGCCCTCACCTTCTCCCCCGAGAAGCGCGCCCGCTTGCAGGGGAGCCCGGAACAGGAGGCGCGCCGCCTGCTAGGGGAGCTGCAACTGCCAGACGAGGCGCTGCATCGTCCCGTTCATGCCCTCAGCATCGGCCAGCAGCAGCGGGTCGCCGCCGCCCGGGCACTGATCGGCTCGCCGCCCCTGGTGATCGCCGACGAGCCCACCTCGGCCCTGGATACCGACAACAGGGCCGCCTTTATCAAGCTCCTGTTCGAGGAGTGCGACAAGCAGGGCTCGACCCTTGTCTTCGTGAGCCACGACCCCTATCTGGAGCCCCTCTTCCCCCGGGTCGAAAACCTGCAACAGCTCAACCGGAGGGCATCATGCTGA
- a CDS encoding DUF2796 domain-containing protein yields MKAVTLLLAAAAFGAQANHDEHDSHGHGAHEHGHGHLNLVVDGNQLMIELQAPAADLVGFEHAAKSDEEKAQYAKAVSRLQQPDALFRLDPAAGCKLTQQELQAAKEDHEHDHDHGHDHDHDHDKAASDEHEHHHDEAGHADTGHADLGAMYTYTCATPAKLNGLEATLFSLYPSLEKLSVQGILPTGQTAAELTPSANKLSW; encoded by the coding sequence ATGAAAGCAGTCACCCTGTTACTGGCGGCCGCCGCATTCGGCGCCCAGGCAAACCACGACGAACACGACAGCCACGGCCATGGCGCCCACGAGCACGGCCACGGCCACCTCAATCTGGTGGTCGATGGCAACCAGCTGATGATCGAGCTGCAGGCACCCGCCGCCGATCTGGTGGGTTTCGAGCACGCCGCCAAGAGCGATGAAGAGAAGGCGCAATACGCCAAGGCGGTCTCCCGCCTCCAGCAGCCGGACGCCCTGTTCCGCCTGGACCCGGCCGCCGGCTGCAAGCTGACCCAGCAGGAGCTGCAGGCCGCCAAAGAGGATCACGAGCATGACCATGACCATGGCCATGACCATGACCATGACCATGACAAGGCTGCCAGCGACGAACATGAACACCATCATGACGAAGCGGGTCACGCTGACACCGGCCACGCCGATCTCGGAGCCATGTATACCTACACCTGCGCCACTCCGGCCAAGCTCAATGGCCTTGAAGCGACCCTGTTCAGCCTCTATCCGAGCCTGGAGAAGCTGAGCGTGCAGGGGATACTGCCCACCGGCCAGACCGCAGCCGAGCTGACCCCGTCCGCAAACAAACTGAGCTGGTAA
- a CDS encoding YtfJ family protein: MKHLVLTLALLPTLVLAHNIKESAQVPLVNIGDKGELVLKEKEISYQPWQSKVLTGKVFLIQHIAGRSSAKELNAPMIEAIKAAKLPHDKYQTVTIINSNDAIWGTSGFVKSSAEDSKKEFPWSAMVLDAKGMARNAWDLAPESSAIIVLDKEGKVLFAKDGQLDATEITKVMGLIKSHL, from the coding sequence ATGAAACATCTCGTACTTACCCTGGCGCTGCTGCCAACCCTGGTTCTGGCCCACAACATCAAGGAGTCGGCCCAGGTACCGCTGGTCAACATCGGCGACAAGGGCGAACTGGTGCTGAAGGAGAAAGAGATCAGCTATCAGCCCTGGCAAAGCAAGGTACTGACCGGCAAGGTCTTTCTGATCCAGCATATCGCGGGTCGCTCCAGCGCCAAGGAGCTCAACGCCCCCATGATAGAGGCGATCAAGGCGGCCAAGCTGCCCCATGACAAGTACCAGACAGTCACCATCATCAACAGCAATGACGCCATCTGGGGCACCTCCGGCTTTGTGAAGAGCAGCGCCGAAGACAGCAAGAAAGAGTTCCCCTGGTCCGCCATGGTGCTGGATGCCAAGGGCATGGCCCGCAACGCCTGGGATCTGGCGCCGGAGAGTTCGGCCATCATAGTGCTGGATAAAGAGGGCAAGGTGCTGTTTGCCAAAGATGGCCAGCTCGATGCCACCGAGATAACCAAGGTGATGGGACTCATAAAGTCCCATCTCTGA
- the ppa gene encoding inorganic diphosphatase produces MSLNLVPAGKSLPDDIYVIIEIPQNADPIKYEVDKDSGAIFVDRFMSTPMFYPCNYGYVNATLSLDGDPVDVLVPTPYPLLAGSVIRCRPVGVLKMTDESGEDAKIVAVPHSKLTKQYDHIQDVNDLPELLKAQIQHFFERYKELEAGKWVKVEGWGDKAAAEAEILTSAERYAAK; encoded by the coding sequence ATGAGCCTGAACCTGGTACCGGCTGGCAAGAGCCTGCCTGACGACATCTACGTCATCATCGAAATCCCGCAGAATGCCGACCCGATCAAATACGAAGTCGACAAGGACAGCGGTGCCATCTTCGTTGATCGCTTCATGTCCACCCCTATGTTCTACCCGTGCAACTACGGTTACGTGAACGCCACCCTGTCCCTGGACGGGGATCCCGTCGACGTGCTGGTGCCGACTCCCTACCCGCTGCTGGCCGGCTCCGTCATTCGCTGCCGTCCGGTCGGCGTGCTGAAGATGACCGACGAATCTGGCGAAGATGCCAAGATCGTGGCCGTGCCGCACTCCAAGCTGACCAAGCAGTACGATCACATCCAGGATGTGAACGACCTGCCCGAGCTGCTGAAAGCCCAGATCCAGCACTTCTTCGAGCGCTACAAAGAGCTGGAAGCGGGCAAGTGGGTCAAGGTGGAAGGCTGGGGCGACAAGGCAGCTGCCGAAGCCGAAATCCTGACTTCTGCCGAGCGTTACGCTGCCAAGTAA
- the mpl gene encoding UDP-N-acetylmuramate:L-alanyl-gamma-D-glutamyl-meso-diaminopimelate ligase — MHIHILGICGTFMGGLAVLAKQLGYRVTGSDANVYPPMSTQLEQQGIELTEGYDPSQLDPAPDLVVIGNAMSRGNPCVEYVLDRNLPYISGPQWLLEHVLQDRWVLAVAGTHGKTTTASMLAWVLEYAKLEPGFLIGGVPGNFPVSARLGSAPFFVIEADEYDCAFFDKRSKFVHYHPRTLVMNNLEFDHADIFPDLAAIQRQFHHLMRTVPSNGRVLFPQADDNLTAVRKMGCWSEVELVGQDDAKWKAVKLADDGSVFEVWLDGVKQGEVHWECIGEHNVNNGLMAIAAARHAGVMVEHGIKALCQFKSPKRRMELKGEVAGISVYDDFAHHPTAIETTLGGLRAKVGKARILAVLEPRSNTMKLGVHKEELAGCFDGADEVFFFQPANIGWDLGEVTAHMSRPAKVFDDLETLINRLVAESRAGDHILIMSNGGFGGIHDKLIARLKQGTS; from the coding sequence ATGCACATTCACATTCTCGGGATCTGCGGCACCTTCATGGGTGGTCTGGCGGTGTTGGCGAAACAGCTGGGCTATCGAGTCACCGGCTCGGATGCCAACGTCTATCCCCCCATGAGCACCCAGCTCGAGCAGCAAGGCATAGAGTTGACCGAGGGTTATGACCCCTCCCAGCTCGATCCGGCGCCGGATCTGGTGGTGATCGGCAACGCCATGAGCCGTGGCAACCCTTGCGTGGAGTATGTGCTGGATCGCAATCTGCCCTACATCTCCGGCCCTCAGTGGCTGCTGGAACACGTACTGCAGGATCGCTGGGTGCTGGCCGTGGCGGGCACCCATGGCAAGACCACTACCGCCAGCATGCTGGCCTGGGTGCTGGAATACGCCAAGCTCGAGCCCGGCTTCCTCATCGGTGGCGTGCCGGGCAACTTCCCGGTCTCCGCGCGACTGGGCTCAGCCCCCTTCTTCGTCATCGAGGCGGACGAGTATGACTGCGCCTTCTTCGACAAGCGCTCCAAGTTCGTCCACTACCATCCGCGCACCCTGGTGATGAACAACCTGGAGTTCGACCACGCGGACATCTTCCCGGATCTCGCCGCCATCCAGCGCCAGTTCCATCACCTGATGCGCACAGTGCCGAGCAACGGCCGGGTGCTCTTCCCCCAGGCCGACGACAACCTCACCGCGGTACGCAAGATGGGCTGCTGGAGCGAAGTGGAGCTGGTGGGCCAGGACGACGCCAAGTGGAAGGCGGTCAAGCTGGCCGATGACGGCTCCGTCTTCGAGGTGTGGCTGGATGGCGTCAAGCAGGGCGAGGTGCACTGGGAGTGCATAGGCGAGCACAACGTCAACAACGGCCTGATGGCCATCGCCGCCGCCCGCCATGCCGGTGTCATGGTGGAACACGGGATCAAAGCCCTCTGCCAGTTCAAGTCCCCCAAGCGGCGGATGGAGCTCAAGGGCGAGGTGGCGGGCATCAGCGTCTATGACGACTTCGCCCACCACCCCACCGCCATCGAGACCACTCTGGGCGGCCTGCGTGCCAAGGTGGGTAAGGCCCGCATTCTGGCGGTGCTGGAGCCCCGCTCCAACACCATGAAGCTGGGGGTGCACAAGGAGGAGCTGGCCGGCTGCTTCGACGGCGCCGACGAGGTGTTCTTCTTCCAGCCGGCGAACATCGGCTGGGACCTTGGCGAGGTGACCGCCCACATGAGCCGTCCGGCGAAGGTGTTTGACGATCTGGAGACCCTGATCAACCGGCTGGTGGCCGAGAGCCGTGCGGGGGATCATATTCTGATCATGAGCAACGGCGGCTTCGGTGGCATTCACGACAAGCTGATAGCCCGCCTCAAGCAAGGCACATCATGA
- a CDS encoding flavin prenyltransferase UbiX — protein sequence MNKQITLALTGASGAPYALRLLQCLVQADYRVYLLASSAARVVLKTEQQQEWPGSPKELSAYLCRQYGAREGQIVACGKEEWFSPVASGSAAPRQMVVCPCSMGTVSAIANGTSDNLLERAADVVIKERGQLILVPRESPFSAIHLENMLKLARLGVTIMPAAPGFYHEPKSIEDLVDFMVARILDHLGVEHALTSRWGYAKS from the coding sequence ATGAACAAGCAGATCACCCTGGCGCTGACCGGCGCCTCAGGCGCCCCCTATGCCCTGCGCCTGCTCCAGTGTCTGGTGCAGGCGGACTATCGGGTTTATCTGCTCGCCTCTTCGGCCGCCCGGGTGGTGCTCAAGACCGAGCAGCAGCAGGAGTGGCCCGGCTCGCCGAAAGAGCTCTCTGCCTATCTCTGTCGCCAATATGGCGCCAGGGAGGGACAGATAGTCGCCTGCGGCAAGGAGGAGTGGTTCTCGCCGGTGGCCTCCGGTTCGGCGGCGCCCAGGCAGATGGTGGTCTGCCCCTGCTCCATGGGTACCGTCTCGGCCATTGCCAACGGCACCTCCGACAACCTGCTGGAGCGGGCGGCGGACGTGGTGATCAAGGAACGCGGCCAGCTCATTCTGGTGCCCCGCGAGAGCCCCTTCTCGGCGATCCATCTGGAAAACATGCTGAAACTGGCGCGACTCGGGGTGACCATCATGCCCGCCGCGCCGGGGTTCTATCATGAGCCGAAAAGCATCGAGGATCTGGTGGACTTCATGGTCGCCCGCATCCTCGATCATCTGGGGGTCGAGCATGCGCTGACCAGTCGCTGGGGCTATGCCAAGTCCTGA
- a CDS encoding TetR/AcrR family transcriptional regulator codes for MEPRAEIRRRTRLSPEARRDQLMECAIEVFSRRGIGRAGHAEIAEQAKVSVATVFNYFNTREDLVDEVLAEIEGFVQQILEQAYNGQGSVRDSIHRHVKLFVDAAYDKPDHASIWLEWSSSVREEVWPRYTRLLDKALERIAPHLQAAMDSGEIKSVLSAQDLARSLTGFGYVMMQMINQPQRPSREEVTDFLFKYVTAPLQVV; via the coding sequence ATGGAACCACGCGCAGAAATAAGACGTCGGACCCGGCTGTCGCCGGAGGCTCGTCGTGATCAATTGATGGAATGTGCCATCGAGGTATTTTCCCGTCGCGGCATCGGCCGTGCGGGACATGCCGAGATTGCCGAGCAGGCCAAAGTCTCGGTTGCCACAGTGTTCAACTATTTCAACACCCGTGAAGATCTGGTCGATGAAGTGCTGGCCGAAATTGAAGGCTTTGTGCAGCAGATCCTCGAGCAGGCTTACAACGGCCAGGGCTCGGTCAGGGACAGCATCCACCGCCATGTGAAGCTGTTCGTTGACGCCGCCTATGACAAACCGGACCACGCCAGCATCTGGCTGGAATGGAGCTCATCGGTACGGGAAGAGGTCTGGCCCCGTTACACCCGTCTGCTGGACAAGGCGCTGGAGCGCATCGCCCCCCACCTGCAAGCGGCCATGGACAGCGGCGAGATCAAGAGCGTGCTGTCGGCGCAGGATCTGGCCCGCTCCCTGACCGGGTTCGGCTACGTCATGATGCAGATGATCAATCAGCCACAGCGCCCGAGCCGGGAAGAAGTGACCGATTTTCTGTTCAAGTACGTGACGGCCCCCCTTCAGGTGGTCTGA
- the hpt gene encoding hypoxanthine phosphoribosyltransferase, which translates to MKHNVEVMISEADVAARIAKLGEEITARYQGSDEVVMIGLLRGSCVFLADLCRQCQLPITLDFMTASSYGSGMHSTRDVRILKDLDDDIKGKDVVIVEDIIDTGYTLNKVREILSLREPKSLAICTLLDKPSRREVQVPVDWIGFAIPDEFVVGCGIDYAQKYRNLPFIGKVVPQE; encoded by the coding sequence ATGAAACACAACGTCGAGGTGATGATCTCCGAGGCTGACGTCGCCGCCCGGATCGCCAAACTGGGTGAAGAGATCACCGCCCGTTACCAGGGCTCCGATGAAGTCGTGATGATTGGCCTCTTGCGCGGCTCCTGCGTCTTCCTGGCCGATCTCTGCCGTCAGTGCCAGCTGCCCATCACCCTGGATTTTATGACTGCCTCCAGCTATGGCTCCGGCATGCACAGCACCCGTGACGTGCGCATCCTCAAAGATCTGGATGATGACATCAAAGGCAAGGACGTGGTGATCGTCGAGGACATCATCGACACCGGTTACACCCTCAACAAGGTGCGCGAGATCCTCTCCCTGCGCGAACCTAAATCCCTGGCCATCTGCACCCTGCTGGACAAGCCGTCCCGTCGTGAGGTCCAGGTGCCGGTGGACTGGATTGGCTTCGCCATCCCGGATGAGTTCGTGGTGGGCTGTGGCATCGACTACGCCCAGAAGTACCGTAATCTGCCCTTCATCGGCAAGGTAGTTCCGCAAGAGTAA
- a CDS encoding ABC transporter ATP-binding protein — translation MNALEISGLKKTYQGGVEALKGIDLTVKQGDFFALLGPNGAGKSTTIGVISSLVNKSAGKVKVFGYDIDTDLELAKAQLGLVPQEFNFSQFEKVSQIVTHQAGFYGVPRAEAKVRAEKYLRQLDLWDKRDMAARTLSGGMKRRLMIARALMHEPRLLILDEPTAGVDIEIRRSMWSFLKDLNEQGVTIILTTHYLEEAEMLCRNIGIIDKGRLIENTSMKNLLGKLGRETFLLDLVPGSQVPTLPEFNGRMQDEHTLEVELDKSQSLNSLFEQLSAQGVQVLSMRNKANRLEELFVNLVEEGRKA, via the coding sequence ATGAACGCATTGGAAATCAGCGGTCTGAAGAAGACCTATCAGGGGGGCGTCGAAGCCCTCAAGGGCATAGATCTCACCGTCAAGCAGGGAGATTTCTTCGCCCTGCTCGGCCCGAACGGGGCAGGCAAGTCCACCACCATCGGCGTGATCAGTTCGCTGGTGAACAAGAGTGCCGGCAAGGTCAAGGTGTTCGGTTACGACATCGACACCGATCTGGAGCTGGCCAAGGCCCAGCTCGGGCTGGTGCCCCAGGAGTTCAACTTCAGCCAGTTCGAGAAGGTGAGCCAGATTGTCACCCACCAGGCCGGTTTCTACGGTGTGCCAAGGGCCGAGGCCAAGGTGCGTGCCGAGAAGTACCTGCGCCAGCTCGATCTGTGGGACAAGCGTGACATGGCGGCCCGTACCCTCTCCGGCGGCATGAAGCGCCGGCTAATGATAGCCCGCGCCCTGATGCACGAGCCCAGGCTGCTGATCCTGGATGAGCCGACCGCCGGGGTGGACATCGAGATCCGTCGTTCCATGTGGAGTTTCCTCAAGGATCTGAACGAGCAGGGTGTCACCATCATACTCACCACCCATTACCTGGAAGAGGCCGAGATGCTGTGCCGCAACATCGGCATCATCGACAAGGGGCGCCTCATCGAGAACACCAGCATGAAGAACCTGCTCGGCAAGCTGGGGCGGGAGACCTTCCTGCTGGATCTGGTGCCTGGCAGCCAGGTGCCGACCCTGCCCGAGTTCAACGGTCGCATGCAGGATGAGCACACCCTGGAGGTGGAGCTGGACAAGAGCCAGTCCCTCAACAGCCTGTTCGAGCAGCTCTCCGCCCAGGGGGTGCAGGTGCTGAGCATGCGCAACAAGGCAAACCGGCTGGAAGAGCTGTTCGTCAACCTGGTAGAGGAGGGTCGCAAAGCATGA
- a CDS encoding ABC transporter permease, giving the protein MNPMTYYIAFKSILAKEVSRFTRIWIQTLVPPAITMSLYFVIFGNLIGSRIGDMGGFSYMEFIVPGLIMMSVITNSYSNVASSFYSAKFQRNVEELLVAPVPNYIIIAGYVGGGVARGLCVGLIVTLVSLFFVPLQVHHLFSVCFTVLLTSILFSLGGLINAVFAKSFDDISIIPTFILTPLTYLGGVFYSISLLPPFWQGVSQVNPIIYMVNAFRYGFLGISDVPLGTAYLIIIGFIVALYGLAWWLISRGTGLRH; this is encoded by the coding sequence ATGAATCCCATGACCTATTACATCGCCTTCAAGAGCATACTGGCCAAGGAAGTGAGCCGCTTTACCCGGATCTGGATCCAGACCCTGGTGCCGCCGGCCATCACCATGAGCCTCTACTTCGTCATCTTCGGCAACCTCATAGGGTCGCGCATCGGTGACATGGGGGGCTTCAGCTACATGGAGTTCATTGTGCCCGGCCTCATCATGATGTCGGTCATCACCAACTCCTACTCCAACGTTGCCTCCTCCTTCTACAGCGCCAAGTTCCAGCGCAACGTGGAGGAGCTGCTGGTGGCGCCAGTGCCCAACTACATCATCATCGCCGGCTATGTGGGCGGCGGTGTGGCACGGGGCCTCTGTGTCGGCCTCATCGTCACACTGGTCTCCCTGTTCTTCGTGCCGCTGCAGGTCCACCATCTGTTCAGTGTCTGCTTCACCGTGCTGCTGACCTCGATCCTGTTCTCCCTGGGGGGGCTCATCAACGCCGTGTTCGCGAAGTCGTTCGATGACATCAGCATCATCCCGACCTTCATCCTGACGCCGCTCACCTATCTGGGGGGAGTCTTCTACTCCATCAGCCTGCTGCCGCCGTTCTGGCAGGGGGTCTCCCAGGTGAACCCCATCATCTACATGGTGAACGCGTTCCGCTACGGCTTCCTCGGCATTTCCGACGTGCCGCTCGGCACCGCCTACCTCATCATCATCGGCTTCATAGTCGCGCTCTACGGACTTGCCTGGTGGCTCATCTCCCGCGGGACAGGGCTGCGCCACTGA
- a CDS encoding putative quinol monooxygenase — protein MSKKVYCIAQFQSKPGKEQALFQVLQGLEPNTLREDGCLQYRVTRHIASPFAEGESFPIVFNEIWQDMASFEAHCQRAEIKAFFERYCLAEEGLAAKWNVCVYSDEPADYNAPAL, from the coding sequence ATGTCCAAGAAGGTTTATTGCATCGCCCAGTTCCAGTCCAAGCCGGGCAAGGAGCAGGCTCTGTTCCAGGTCTTGCAGGGGCTGGAGCCCAACACCCTGAGGGAGGACGGCTGCCTGCAGTACAGAGTCACCCGCCACATTGCCAGCCCCTTCGCCGAGGGGGAGAGCTTCCCCATCGTCTTCAACGAGATCTGGCAAGACATGGCCAGCTTCGAGGCCCACTGCCAGCGCGCCGAGATCAAGGCCTTCTTCGAGCGTTACTGTCTGGCCGAAGAGGGTCTGGCGGCCAAGTGGAACGTCTGCGTCTACAGCGACGAGCCGGCGGACTACAACGCGCCAGCCCTCTGA
- the panC gene encoding pantoate--beta-alanine ligase, whose translation MLVVNNPAALREQIGQWRREGRAIAFVPTMGNLHQGHLTLVDEARSHGEKVVVSIFVNPLQFDKAEDLANYPRTLEQDCAALQAAGVDLVFTPTPELMYPHGLSSQTFVEVPGLSSLLEGALRPGHFRGVSTVVTKLFNLVQPDVACFGQKDYQQLALIRKMVADMAMPVEIVGVPTVRAEDGLALSSRNGYLTAAERALAPELARTMNWIAEQIEAGNHHLPSLVAQASQRLDNAGFRTDAIDIVDADTLESASAASKRLVILMAAYLGKARLIDNRVVTLISASND comes from the coding sequence ATGTTGGTTGTGAACAATCCTGCCGCTCTGCGTGAACAGATCGGCCAATGGCGCCGCGAAGGCCGCGCCATCGCATTCGTGCCCACCATGGGTAATCTGCACCAGGGCCATCTCACGCTGGTCGATGAGGCCCGCAGCCACGGCGAGAAGGTGGTCGTCAGCATCTTCGTCAACCCCTTGCAGTTCGACAAGGCCGAGGATCTCGCCAACTATCCCCGTACCCTGGAGCAGGACTGTGCCGCCCTGCAGGCCGCCGGCGTGGATCTGGTGTTCACCCCGACCCCGGAGCTGATGTATCCCCACGGGCTGTCCAGCCAGACCTTCGTCGAGGTACCGGGCCTCTCCAGCCTGCTGGAAGGGGCGCTGCGCCCTGGCCACTTCCGCGGTGTCAGCACCGTCGTCACCAAGCTGTTCAACCTGGTGCAGCCCGACGTGGCCTGCTTCGGCCAGAAGGATTACCAGCAGCTGGCGCTCATTCGCAAGATGGTGGCCGACATGGCCATGCCGGTCGAGATAGTCGGCGTACCCACCGTGCGGGCCGAGGACGGGCTGGCCCTCTCCTCGCGCAACGGCTACCTGACTGCCGCCGAGCGGGCCCTGGCCCCCGAGCTCGCGCGCACCATGAACTGGATTGCCGAGCAGATTGAAGCGGGGAACCACCACCTCCCCTCCCTGGTAGCCCAGGCCAGCCAGCGTCTCGACAACGCCGGATTCAGGACGGATGCCATCGACATCGTCGATGCCGACACCCTCGAATCGGCCAGCGCCGCCAGCAAGCGGCTGGTGATCCTGATGGCTGCCTATCTCGGCAAGGCACGCCTCATCGACAACCGCGTTGTCACCCTCATCAGCGCAAGCAACGACTGA